In the Ursus arctos isolate Adak ecotype North America unplaced genomic scaffold, UrsArc2.0 scaffold_19, whole genome shotgun sequence genome, one interval contains:
- the TAF1C gene encoding TATA box-binding protein-associated factor RNA polymerase I subunit C isoform X2 produces MDFPSSLRPTLFRTGPLGLSNVPDMSFMCSWRDTLTLPESLPKNSENGAPHLSTVLLWEPETPGPLPLLPPGPDPWDPGVTAQDLLFRGGFPFRRKPQAVLDVTEQLSRFLWDHGDIAFAPLGKLMLENFKLEGARSRSKKKTVVSVKRLLQDLGGHQPWGCPWAFLSFRQRRFSILGGPVLGKSVASLLGELLYEELATRWEQLLLDDAFTGGALAWVPGRTAQVGQLVYPAGGALDKLCFQEVSLTPGGDPQALGDPGHIQLQGPVRQVVTRTVQGESLLAVRSDYHCALWKVSKQGRPAPLQVLQVGKGATGISLSPHLPGELAVCSRSGAVCLWTPQDGLQQVYKDPETLVFCDPSPWRWADFTAHPRVLTVGDRTGVKMIDAQGPPGCGLLLFRGGAEASCQKGERVLLTQYLGECSPESLHPTLHLICTQFSLYLVDERLPLVPMLKWNHDLPSAPLWAQLLPPPRPGCPQPLLLGGQGGHLQLLHLTGEGASAPRLAGPPQSLPSSSDSLSAFPLLEPKSQWRLQERLKAPTIGLAATIPSSASEPVLSLFQLSVAGDVFYQRLHLQADPGPNSCASTASWTPQATACCSRWLKALLKVPTAPPVWAAPTFSHRRLLGRMEQREVEPKGPEALRAAMAEGRLLRQRDLGSLPSAEPPPTPEPGPEDELSTRLEAAWEGQLATWWERQQGRSSGPGRQPKRRKRRTQLSSTFSSLSGRLDLSDATSPPHSPDRASPEARPRPPVTPPSQESTQELWARDVPSERQQTLRDYMARLPLQGDTPQGVSLPLSQTSSIRATPSRPQTLPDGTAELPPRRKTLRGATVSSSQTSSIRATPSRQQAPVLSGSQPHRKKPRMGF; encoded by the exons ATGGACTTCCCCAGCTCCCTCCGACCCACGCTGTTCAGGACGGGCCCCCTTGGTCTGAGTAATGTCCCTGACATGTCCTTCATGTGTAGCTGGAGAGACACCCTGACCCTGCCAGAGTCCCTGCCCAAGAACTCTGAG AATGGGGCGCCACACTTGTCCACGGTTCTGCTCTGGGAGCCAGAGACCCCCGGACCCCTACCTCTGCTGCCTCCTGGTCCTG ATCCCTGGGACCCTGGGGTGACTGCCCAGGACCTGCTTTTCCGGGGAGGTTTCCCATTCCGAAGGAAGCCGCAGGCCGTGCTGGACGTTACTGAACAG CTCAGCCGCTTCCTGTGGGATCATGGGGACATAGCCTTTGCACCCCTGGGGAAGCTGATGCTGGAGAATTTCAAACTGGAGGGAGCACGG AGCCGTTCTAAGAAGAAGACAGTGGTCAGTGTGAAGAGGCTACTCCAGGACCTCGGTGGACACCAGCCCTGGGG CTGCCCCTGGGCTTTCCTCAGCTTCCGACAGCGCCGGTTCTCCATCCTCGGGGGCCCTGTCCTGGGCAAGTCCgtggccagcctcctgggggagcTGCTGTATGAGGAGCTGGCTACGCGGTGGGAGCAGCTGCTCCTGGATGATGCATTCACCGGGGGCGCTTTGGCCTGGGTGCCCGGGAGGACGGCCCAGGTTGGACAGTTGGTCTACCCTGCGGGAGGTGCTCTAGACAAGCTCT GTTTCCAAGAGGTCAGTCTCACCCCAGGCGGTGACCCTCAGGCTCTCGGGGACCCTGGCCACATCCAGCTCCAAGGACCTGTCCGGCAGGTGGTGACCCGCACTGTGCAAGGGGAAT CTCTGCTGGCTGTCCGCTCTGACTACCACTGTGCCCTGTGGAAGGTCAGTAAGCAGGGGCGACCCGCCCCCCTCCAGGTGCTGCAGGTCGGGAAGGGGGCCACAGGGATCAGCCTCAG CCCTCACCTGCCTGGGGAGCTGGCTGTCTGCAGCCGTTCCGGAGCCGTCTGTCTGTGGACCCCCCAGGATGG GCTGCAGCAAGTCTACAAGGACCCTGAGACCCTTGTGTTCTGCGACCCCTCTCCCTGGCGTTGGGCAGATTTCACCGCTCACCCCCGGGTGCTGACTGTGGGGGACCGCACTGGAGTGAAAATGATTGACGCCCAG GGCCCACCTGGCTGTGGTCTGCTGCTTTTTCGTGGGGGCGCAGAAGCTTCATGCCAGAAGGGAGAACGTGTCCTGCTGACCCAGTACCTGGGGGAGTGCAGCCCCGAGTCTCTGCATCCCACACTCCATCTCATCTGTACCCAG TTCTCGCTCTACCTGGTGGATGAGCGCCTCCCCTTGGTGCCCATGCTGAAGTGGAACCACGAcctcccttctgctcccctgtgggcccagctgctgcccccgccccgccctggcTGCCCGCAGCCACTGCTCCTGGGGGGCCAGGGCGGGCACCTGCAGCTGCTGCACCTCACAG GAGAGGGGGCCTCTGCACCCCGGCTGGCAGGGCCCCCCCAGTCTCTCCCATCCAGCAGTGACTCCCTATCCGCGTTCCCCCTGCTGGAGCCCAAGAGTCAGTGGCGGCTGCAAGAGCGTCTGAAAGCGCCAACCATAG GTCTGGCTGCCACCATCCCATCCTCAGCTTCCGAGCCAGTCCTGTCGCTCTTCCAGCTCTCGGTGGCTGGGGATGTCTTCTACCAGCGCCTCCACCTCCAGGCAGACCCCGGGCCTAACTCCTGTGCCTCCACAGCTTCCTGGACTCCCCAGGCCACTGCCTGCTGCAGCCGGTGGCTGAAGGCCCTGCTGAAGGTGCCCACGGCTCCCCCTGTGTGGGCAGCACCCACCTTTTCCCACCGCCGTCTGCTAGGCCGCATGGAACAGAGGGAGGTGGAGCCAAAAGGGCCGGAGGCTCTCCGAGCAGCCATGGCTGAAGGGCGGCTGCTGCGGCAGAGGGATCTGGGCTCGCTCCCCTCTGCGgagccgccccccacccccgagccaGGCCCTGAGGATGAGCTCAGCACACGTTTGGAGGCAGCCTGGGAAGGCCAGTTGGCCACCTGGTGGGAGAGGCAGCAGGGCAGGAGCTCGGGGCCTGGGAGACAGCCGAAGCGGCGCAAGCGCCGGACTCAGCTGTCCAGCACTTTCTCCTCGCTCAGTGGCCGCCTGGACCTCTCAGACGCCACCAGCCCCCCTCACAGCCCAGATCGGGCATCCCCTGAGGCCAGGCCTCGACCACCAGTGACCCCGCCCTCCCAGGAGTCGACTCAGGAGCTGTGGGCTCGGGATGTCCCCTCGGAGCGGCAGCAGACTCTCCGGGACTACATGGCCAGGCTACCGCTCCAAGGGGACACCCCCCAAGGTGTCTCCTTGCCCCTCTCCCAGACCTCCAGCATCCGGGCCACGCCCTCCAGGCCCCAGACCCTTCCAGATGGCACAGCCGAGCTGCCGCCACGAAGGAAAACCCTGAGAGGCGCCACCGTGTCCTCCTCCCAGACCTCCAGCATCCGGGCCACCCCCTCCAGGCAGCAGGCGCCTGTCCTCTCTGGCTCTCAGCCCCACCGGAAGAAGCCCCGCATGGGCTTCTGA
- the TAF1C gene encoding TATA box-binding protein-associated factor RNA polymerase I subunit C isoform X1 has translation MDFPSSLRPTLFRTGPLGLSNVPDMSFMCSWRDTLTLPESLPKNSENGAPHLSTVLLWEPETPGPLPLLPPGPDPWDPGVTAQDLLFRGGFPFRRKPQAVLDVTEQLSRFLWDHGDIAFAPLGKLMLENFKLEGARSRSKKKTVVSVKRLLQDLGGHQPWGCPWAFLSFRQRRFSILGGPVLGKSVASLLGELLYEELATRWEQLLLDDAFTGGALAWVPGRTAQVGQLVYPAGGALDKLCFQEVSLTPGGDPQALGDPGHIQLQGPVRQVVTRTVQGESLLAVRSDYHCALWKVSKQGRPAPLQVLQVGKGATGISLSPHLPGELAVCSRSGAVCLWTPQDGLQQVYKDPETLVFCDPSPWRWADFTAHPRVLTVGDRTGVKMIDAQGPPGCGLLLFRGGAEASCQKGERVLLTQYLGECSPESLHPTLHLICTQFSLYLVDERLPLVPMLKWNHDLPSAPLWAQLLPPPRPGCPQPLLLGGQGGHLQLLHLTGEGASAPRLAGPPQSLPSSSDSLSAFPLLEPKSQWRLQERLKAPTIGVLGQGNESGGWGAAPRWALASLSLLCPGLAATIPSSASEPVLSLFQLSVAGDVFYQRLHLQADPGPNSCASTASWTPQATACCSRWLKALLKVPTAPPVWAAPTFSHRRLLGRMEQREVEPKGPEALRAAMAEGRLLRQRDLGSLPSAEPPPTPEPGPEDELSTRLEAAWEGQLATWWERQQGRSSGPGRQPKRRKRRTQLSSTFSSLSGRLDLSDATSPPHSPDRASPEARPRPPVTPPSQESTQELWARDVPSERQQTLRDYMARLPLQGDTPQGVSLPLSQTSSIRATPSRPQTLPDGTAELPPRRKTLRGATVSSSQTSSIRATPSRQQAPVLSGSQPHRKKPRMGF, from the exons ATGGACTTCCCCAGCTCCCTCCGACCCACGCTGTTCAGGACGGGCCCCCTTGGTCTGAGTAATGTCCCTGACATGTCCTTCATGTGTAGCTGGAGAGACACCCTGACCCTGCCAGAGTCCCTGCCCAAGAACTCTGAG AATGGGGCGCCACACTTGTCCACGGTTCTGCTCTGGGAGCCAGAGACCCCCGGACCCCTACCTCTGCTGCCTCCTGGTCCTG ATCCCTGGGACCCTGGGGTGACTGCCCAGGACCTGCTTTTCCGGGGAGGTTTCCCATTCCGAAGGAAGCCGCAGGCCGTGCTGGACGTTACTGAACAG CTCAGCCGCTTCCTGTGGGATCATGGGGACATAGCCTTTGCACCCCTGGGGAAGCTGATGCTGGAGAATTTCAAACTGGAGGGAGCACGG AGCCGTTCTAAGAAGAAGACAGTGGTCAGTGTGAAGAGGCTACTCCAGGACCTCGGTGGACACCAGCCCTGGGG CTGCCCCTGGGCTTTCCTCAGCTTCCGACAGCGCCGGTTCTCCATCCTCGGGGGCCCTGTCCTGGGCAAGTCCgtggccagcctcctgggggagcTGCTGTATGAGGAGCTGGCTACGCGGTGGGAGCAGCTGCTCCTGGATGATGCATTCACCGGGGGCGCTTTGGCCTGGGTGCCCGGGAGGACGGCCCAGGTTGGACAGTTGGTCTACCCTGCGGGAGGTGCTCTAGACAAGCTCT GTTTCCAAGAGGTCAGTCTCACCCCAGGCGGTGACCCTCAGGCTCTCGGGGACCCTGGCCACATCCAGCTCCAAGGACCTGTCCGGCAGGTGGTGACCCGCACTGTGCAAGGGGAAT CTCTGCTGGCTGTCCGCTCTGACTACCACTGTGCCCTGTGGAAGGTCAGTAAGCAGGGGCGACCCGCCCCCCTCCAGGTGCTGCAGGTCGGGAAGGGGGCCACAGGGATCAGCCTCAG CCCTCACCTGCCTGGGGAGCTGGCTGTCTGCAGCCGTTCCGGAGCCGTCTGTCTGTGGACCCCCCAGGATGG GCTGCAGCAAGTCTACAAGGACCCTGAGACCCTTGTGTTCTGCGACCCCTCTCCCTGGCGTTGGGCAGATTTCACCGCTCACCCCCGGGTGCTGACTGTGGGGGACCGCACTGGAGTGAAAATGATTGACGCCCAG GGCCCACCTGGCTGTGGTCTGCTGCTTTTTCGTGGGGGCGCAGAAGCTTCATGCCAGAAGGGAGAACGTGTCCTGCTGACCCAGTACCTGGGGGAGTGCAGCCCCGAGTCTCTGCATCCCACACTCCATCTCATCTGTACCCAG TTCTCGCTCTACCTGGTGGATGAGCGCCTCCCCTTGGTGCCCATGCTGAAGTGGAACCACGAcctcccttctgctcccctgtgggcccagctgctgcccccgccccgccctggcTGCCCGCAGCCACTGCTCCTGGGGGGCCAGGGCGGGCACCTGCAGCTGCTGCACCTCACAG GAGAGGGGGCCTCTGCACCCCGGCTGGCAGGGCCCCCCCAGTCTCTCCCATCCAGCAGTGACTCCCTATCCGCGTTCCCCCTGCTGGAGCCCAAGAGTCAGTGGCGGCTGCAAGAGCGTCTGAAAGCGCCAACCATAGGTGTGCTGGGGCAGGGGAATGAGtcagggggttggggggctgcACCCCGCTGGGCCTTGGCGTCACTGTCACTCCTGTGTCCAGGTCTGGCTGCCACCATCCCATCCTCAGCTTCCGAGCCAGTCCTGTCGCTCTTCCAGCTCTCGGTGGCTGGGGATGTCTTCTACCAGCGCCTCCACCTCCAGGCAGACCCCGGGCCTAACTCCTGTGCCTCCACAGCTTCCTGGACTCCCCAGGCCACTGCCTGCTGCAGCCGGTGGCTGAAGGCCCTGCTGAAGGTGCCCACGGCTCCCCCTGTGTGGGCAGCACCCACCTTTTCCCACCGCCGTCTGCTAGGCCGCATGGAACAGAGGGAGGTGGAGCCAAAAGGGCCGGAGGCTCTCCGAGCAGCCATGGCTGAAGGGCGGCTGCTGCGGCAGAGGGATCTGGGCTCGCTCCCCTCTGCGgagccgccccccacccccgagccaGGCCCTGAGGATGAGCTCAGCACACGTTTGGAGGCAGCCTGGGAAGGCCAGTTGGCCACCTGGTGGGAGAGGCAGCAGGGCAGGAGCTCGGGGCCTGGGAGACAGCCGAAGCGGCGCAAGCGCCGGACTCAGCTGTCCAGCACTTTCTCCTCGCTCAGTGGCCGCCTGGACCTCTCAGACGCCACCAGCCCCCCTCACAGCCCAGATCGGGCATCCCCTGAGGCCAGGCCTCGACCACCAGTGACCCCGCCCTCCCAGGAGTCGACTCAGGAGCTGTGGGCTCGGGATGTCCCCTCGGAGCGGCAGCAGACTCTCCGGGACTACATGGCCAGGCTACCGCTCCAAGGGGACACCCCCCAAGGTGTCTCCTTGCCCCTCTCCCAGACCTCCAGCATCCGGGCCACGCCCTCCAGGCCCCAGACCCTTCCAGATGGCACAGCCGAGCTGCCGCCACGAAGGAAAACCCTGAGAGGCGCCACCGTGTCCTCCTCCCAGACCTCCAGCATCCGGGCCACCCCCTCCAGGCAGCAGGCGCCTGTCCTCTCTGGCTCTCAGCCCCACCGGAAGAAGCCCCGCATGGGCTTCTGA